The genomic stretch ATCTATTTCGGTCATCCCAATTTTCCCTATTGTATTTTGGTCTATCCTTTACACATGAGACCAgttacatgtctgtctgtcctgaAAGAGGGATCCCGCCCCTGTTGCTtttcctgaggtttcttccatttttttttcctcttttgtgattttgggctgtataaatataatttacttGGTATATTTAAACTACACCAGGCCTCACTATTCGTGTCAGCACcagctctctcctctgctccgttCATCATTCCTTGCTTTAGTTTCCATTTTTGTCCGTACTTTGAATTCCTCTTCCATCTCCTTTTAATAGCCCCTATTTAGTTTGTGCTCCAGTGAAGTCAGGCTGCTTTAGAGATGAGTGTTCTGGGGTGGGATGAATTGCAGTATGCCTCCTATCCATTATTGATCCATGATTAACTAAAGTTCAGCTTGGATCCTGACTTCAACACTAAAAAATGGGTTGGGAAATGTTGGCAAAAGGATGTCAGTGTTGCGATACAAGACAGTACATTATTAACATATCTAATTAAAGCAGCTTCCTTGAGCTGTTCTTTTATATGAACAGTATCACAGTCTAAACTATTCACAGCCACTTTTGATAGTGAGTGTAAAATTTCCTTTGGGGTAATATTCATGATCACACAGGCCAGAGTTAAGAGAAGCCTGTTAGCTTGCCCTTCCCCCCTCGGCAGCCATCTGTATCACTCAGGGAAAGCCTCCGTCCCCTTAGACAGCTCTGCAGACCCGTTGATTCTGATGCATTTTGACACTGATGGTGCACACAACTGACCTTTGGGCTGTCGAGTACTCTCAAACAACACTTGCTGCATGTGTTTATATCCCAGAGACAGTCTAATGAGGATGTATCTGCAGCCAGCCAACTCCAGGAGCAAGTGCCAGGATGCAGCTGCTGCCACCAGGGCTCTTATCACAGCTCCTTGCCTGACTCATATGGGGAACTTTGTCAGAGGTGACATTCCTACAACACACAAGACATATTTTTGGCAATCTTGTGCTTTGTTATGTTAATACTGTTGCTATTTGTGCCCTTGAATACAGCCAACCTATTTCCAGCCTTTCAATGTGTACTCTTCTCAAAAAACATTTGCGCAAAATCTTCCAGAAATGTATACCATGCATATGTACAACATGACCTTTTGTGAGAATTTTCTCTTCTCTTACCTAAAGTCAGGCGACTCGAAGAAGTTTGATTGAGGTTGGGAAAACGGGTTGATCAAATGAAACCTGCATGCACAGTAGCCTGCTACAGCTCACCTGTGTGGAAATGAACCGAGTTTGCCAAAATTGAAAGGAAGTGTCCATTTCCCACTCCATTTCCCAGGGTCCATTTCCTACGTTTCACATACTTTTCCAGAAATCAAATTTCTTAATTTACAAATGATTGGTATGAGAGTAGCTTCACTCTTTCATGTCATTTATGCcacactttaaataaacacagcatgatttctgcagagaggaaacatgtTTGATGACAGCCTGTAATCAACAGACATGGCAGCCATTATATGAACTAAAACAGATTCCTTTATTCATGTCTACTTGATTTGAAGTGATTGATTGTCCTaatgatttttctttcattacatGTCATTCCCCATCTTTCTCATTTCATTACCTGTCAtctctgaaatgtaaatgatgtaataaaggcataaaaagcctcccaagaaagaaattaaaaaccCTGTTGAATGGattttatagtatatataattaTACCCTAGAAGTATTGGAACTGACTCTTAactaacattattttcattgtggATCAcctgatttgttgtttgtttgattgattgattgattgattgattgattgattgattgattgattgatcagtcATTTagcctataaaatgtcaaataaaaatggaaaaagaaactGGAACCAGAGAATGTTTGGAGTTTTTGCttgaaaatcaaataaaattattgattaattgaccaATTATTTCAGCTCTAAAGCTGCCTCTTGTGTAGCTGTCTCACAGTCTGATGAAGCCCATATAATGTCAGTGTTACACTCAGAGCTGATTTAACAAGACCAGACAAAAATGAAAGTAGTAGTGAAAAGACAATACAAGACAGATAACACACAGCATATACTGCCTTCAAAACAACCAGAATGAAGGCTGAAGAAAATATGTGCAAAATTATATTACGGAATACTTTTTATATTGTCTGCATTGCATCCGACCCTCAAGGATAAGCAAGTTTAAGCACTAAAGACAGTCTGTGAAGCTCTTTCATTTCCATTCCTGAGTGAGCCTGTGTGCTgatgtttgttgtgttgaagTATTGAAGCAGAGAGCAGCTTTGTGTGATATCCCAGCACTGCACTCCACTTTGTCTGTCCAGACATTACTCTAGGGGGGGTTGCCatcattaaatattcacatgGTAATCACAGGACATCACCTTAGGAGATGTTTACCTGGCCAACACCTGTCCAATCTTTGTTTTCCATCGTAATGCACACTGACATGCATGCGGTTCAGCAGAGTAGATCTCCTTGGCTGTATTAAACCTTGAAGGGCATGAAGGGCAACTTTCTATGTGTGGTCTGTCACTTTAAAGCAAATATCAACTGCACAATCAGACATGACTTTCATTTCATGTGCCTGTGCAGTTATGTATGATGTTTTTAATAAGTAAGTGATAAGTAAATGATTAAAGTTCAGTTTAGAGACTGACTGCTTTGCTTCCTCATCCGGAGAGCTTTGTGACTCCTCTATTTCAGTGTCCTATTATTGACACTGTCGAAAACGGATAAATCAAAGTTAAGCTTCCTCATTAATCTTCCATGTTCAGTGACTATCCTTTAGCAATGATCGAAGACATATTCACTCTctgggagagagaggcagtagtgtgtataaaaaaaatagtcctCATTTTCCAATTCTTAACCACCAAAGTGCCATCTCAATGTGCTTTCTCATGTAAAATGCCCAGCTGTGATTGGGTGACAAATGAAGCATATaccaagtcaagtcaaattatctttatttacagtatatagtCACAAGTCAAAACAACGTTATCTCAGGGAActtttcacatacagtatagcaggtctagactgtactctttaatttacaaagACCCAACAATCCCCCTTGAGCAAGCCCTTGGCTGCAGCGGCAATGAAAAACTGTCCTTTAATGgaaagaaacctcaagcagaacaaCCATTTGTCTTGGccggttgggttgagagagaaagatggtaggagagagagaacagacagacatggagaagcacagcaacaacaataatggaAAAAATTACTATAATGGTATTACAGGCATCAAGCTGGACCACATTGAAAGCAGGCGGTTTGCAGCCCAAGATTCCCACTTGCTAGATGAAAAAGTACAAAACTACAGGGAAGATGCCAAGTTAAAAGTACAACAGATATGACGCACAGAAACTAAAATCTCATTATTTTGTAACATTGGCATGTTTGGGATTTAGCTGGGTCAGTTTTTTCTAACTTTCTGGTCGTCCAGAGAATTTCCATTATGTCTTGATTCCCAACTATTCTCTTTGTCGGCAGGTGGTTGAACGCTATGGAAATACTTTGAGCTCAAAGTAGCATTACTCTGATGCAAAGGTTTAATATTCAAGGGCGATTTATTGACAACTCTATAATAATCCTATTAGTAAGACTTTCAGCTGGCCAGTTAGCATTCAACCTTGATGTTTCCTTCACAGGCAAAAGTCACCATCTGTCAGCAAAATGCAGGGCAGCcctctgtgatgatgatgatgtgctCACAGCtctctaaatgtgtttgttttggctgCAGGAACTTCTACTACATCACCATGCTGCGTGACCCAGTCTCCCGCTACCTGAGTGAGTGGAAGCATGTCCAGCGAGGGGCCACATGGAAGACCGCCCTCCATATGTGTGATGGACGCTCACCCACCCAAGACGAGCTGCCCACCTGCTACAGTGGGGACGACTGGTCTGGTGTCACCCTGACAGAGTTTATGAACTGCCCATCCAACCTAGCAAATAACCGCCAGGTCCGCATGCTGGCTGACTTGAGCCTGGTGGGCTGCTACAACCTGTCCTCTATGAACGAAAGCCAGCGCAACCACATCCTTTTGAGCAGTGCCATGAGCAACTTAAAGAACATGGCTTTCTACGGCCTGACTGAGTTTCAGCGCAAAACGCAGTACCTGTTTGAGCGGACGTTCAGCCTGCGCTTCATCTCCGCTTTCACGCAGATCAACAGCACGCGAGCCGCCAACGTGGACCTGAGCGAACCTGTGCGCAGACGCATCGAGGAGCTCAACTACTTGGACGTGCAATTGTACGAGTACGCGAAGGACCTCTTCCTCCAGCGTTTCCAGTTCACCCGCCAGAAGGAGCACCAGGAAGTGCGCTTGAAGAGGCGCGAGGAGAGGCGTTGGCTACGGGAGCAAAGAGAGCAGGGTAGGCCATGGCCGCCcaaacacagaggaggagggaataAAGGcgggagagggggaggagggtaTGAGAAAGAGACTGACGGGGACTTCCCCACTACTACTGAGGACTACACAAGTCAAGTGGCCCGCTGGTGAGGCTATGATCCCATAACTCGAgagggcaagagagagagagtagtcCGAACACTTACTCTGACTCTGTCTAGCACGTCCTacgtctctctctttttgtctcaccATTAATATGTCTCCTGCATCTGTTTCTCAGCTTCAGTGTGATCCAAGTGCTCTGCTGTTTCTTTATGAAAACTGCCAAGTCTGTGAGTCTCACAGCAGCTCTGCCTTGGAGTGCCCTTCGGTGTCTTAAAtctttaaatgctgtttgtatatttttgtcatttaactTTTTGCCTTGGTTATTTATCATGTGTTGAATAAGACAGTCGACTGAGgtgaaaagggggaaaaaaaatcaaaagaagcTGCCATAGACTTTTGCATAGCTTTTAATTTTGACATTCACTGCAAAATTGATGAATGCCATTGAAGTCATTGTCTTTGTTCCAACTGGTAGAAAACATATTCCATTTGAAAGATGTAGTTGTAGAAGAGCTGACGGTTGCATGTCACATATCCACACTATACTTACAATTGGGAAGAGTGATTTCCAAAAGATATAATGTAAACCAAAGTGATTACAGAAGACAGTGTATGGATTTTATTTCTATTCAATGCCAATGCAACCCTCTCTAAAGATCACATTGTATGCATGCAGTACCCATGTTTTTAAACCAAATTATAGAAGACTGTCTCTATAGTGCTTATATTTCAGTTACAgtgcattatatattattttcttaagTGCAATACCTTGCAGACTTTTAACACCTTTCCCTAAGACAACATATTATGtacacacaaactcactcacAGTCAGATATATCCTGCTCAACAAAACAAGCCTTGGCCCttacctttgtttttttctcttttttttggggggggggggggggtataggCACTCAAGTACTCcgtgaggagagaaaaaacacatattttgtaAGTAATTCATGTTTGAAGTAGTGGGTCGCAGAGATAAAAAAGTTGGTAAATAGTCAAGTTGattaaatgtgtcagtgtgGCTGGTGCGTGGCCTGACTGTGTATGAGATGATCAGCATTCAGTTCTCATGCCTCTCCCCGTCACACTGGCTGCTTTTACATGTTTGTAGAGCTGACGGCTGCTGCACTCTGGGCAGTAGAGAGAGCTCTGGTGCCAGCCGAGTGCCAGTCTAAAAAGACTAGCCTCAAAGTAGACAGtttagaaataaaacatgtctgtcGTTTCTTCCGCGCGATAGTTTCCACTCCCTCAAATCCAATCAGTGCGGCAGTAAAAATGGAAGATGAAAGAGGGTTCATTTTTATCTGGTTAAATAGGCCTCAGTGGTTGTGATGCTTTTATGCTTCTTATCTCATATTCACTCAAAATCCCCGCTTATGAAATTAAACGTTCACTAAATGTCAACATTGAAATCATATGGCTGCTTCTTTTTTAACAGTAGTTTCTCATGTTTCCTCTCTGATTGCAGTTCATCATCAAATACCTCAGAGGGCAcagatttgtttcattttaaagaatgaTCTACTCTGTTGTGTGTCTTCTTTTTGTCTGAATCATTCATCCAGCTGGCACAGTGAATGTGTTAAATACTGGTTAAGTTGTTTGAGCTTTTTGGAGCTGTATGGGTGCGCTTGTCTGTGCGGCTGCTCTTCTGTGTTTGTGAGTTCAGTGAGtgcatggatggatgatggTAGAACAAAGACGAGGTGTAAAGCACATTGATAACACTCGATCAAGTGTTTCAAGTGAAGCTACCAGCTCCAGCTCTGAATATTCAATCACTCTGTGTATAATTGAAATTCATGAAGTCCCGCCATTTGTGATCAAATggcatttttttctcaaaggagaGGAAGGATATTACAACCAATACACATAATACAGAGGATATACTATATATGTAAACATATCGTATGCAGATCTCAGGATAAGTTGAAACGTTACAGCATCAAACTTGaatcaaacaacaacaaaagacagACATCAATATCATTTCCTGCCTGTTGTGTAACAGTTCTCTCACTTGCATCATCTATAACGATCacatcaaaaaatgtgtttagccATTGTGTACATGTAAGTGTGAGAGGAGGATGCCAGTGCCAGTCAGGCCTGCTAACAATACACAGTTCCCAGGATGTGACAGCTGGAAATCATTTAAGAGCATGGCTGTAGGTGAACATGGAACTACAGTTCCCAACACATCTGACAGTGTAGGGGACACCTGACTTCAGAAACACACTATACTCCCATTAAAAACCCTATGTGTCCATCAGGGCAGAGATCACACAGCAGCGAGGGAATCATCTTCGCTGTGTGGCGCTTTCTCAAAATAAGGTAAGTCCTATGGAAAAAGCCCAAGTGGATCTGTTTTGAATCAGTCGTACCATTTGTGATGTAGTAATGAAAAAGTTTCTTCATGGTGATGATTGGAGCTTGATGTtgctttatacttctactccaccACACTtcaaagggaaatattgtactacTACACTACATTTATTAGACAGCTATAGTTGATAATTACTTTGCAAACCTTACATGGAACTTTTGCTATACGTTGAATGAATTTAGCAATAATccaattatattaaaaaaatatctgcatcatgaaaacatttacatttgatattttaaagatcccctccagacatgtattaggacatataaaaacactgcaTGGAACAATAGCATGTATCTGACATGTATTAtgtaaaaaagtataattactaAATTTTGTAATCCTTTTAATGACATCTATGCCTTTTCCTTCATTAAAAATTCCATAatttatgaatatgcaaatatatttcacacatttttaagtggAGGGTGGCTTTAAGTATAATTACAATTATACTCCTGtactttcaaaagaaaaaattagGAATATTTTtcactgaagacattttgacatgccATAGTAAGCACAGGcataaataactaaattaattcAGGCTGAATTTCATTTTCCAGCTTCACACTGTTATTGCTCACTGGGACACTTAAATAGAACATAGCCATcaataatgttattagtaacacatGCTTTTCCTAtaatgacaagtcaaaatgtcttgcTGTGAGAAAGGTATAATGtgatatttctacttttacttaattaaaTGCTCTAATTACTTCTTCAACCAGAGGTATTCTTTGTATTTTCTGCTCGTTTATTCTCCTGGATTCATTAGCTGAGAACACAGAAGGGTTTTTTGAAAAATGGCCATTTCCAAAGGGACGTTTATTCTAGAAATTTCTTTTAATAAACCAACATGCTACACTGCTGTGTGACAAGCTGTAGGAATTGCAATATTTCCCGGTGACAGATGGCATGAGCACTGCATGAGCAGTAAGCGTGCCGTATCACTATTAATGAAACACTTCTTCTATTGCTGTTAATGTGCTTTAAATCTGTAgtgttatatgtatatatgtggttgtatgtgtgtgtgtgtgcatgttttcattGTAAATCTGTCACTTATATGCCATTGCTGTGGCATAATCAACAATCTGTGGATAGAAAACTCACTTTTAAAAGGTGAGATCTTGTCAACTCATAAATCTTTTACAATGTTCAGGGTTTATTTGCGAATCACAGTTGGCACATTCTGTACGATAATTAATCTGTGTCAGCTCTCCATGCTTATTCCCTGTCTGAACACAAAACCTTTGTACGATATGGCCATTGCTGAAAAATTATTAAGaaatcaataatataatatttgaatattttcctcTCAAAATTATGTCCTAAAGGACGTTCCTATTCTGAAATTGGATGAGTGAATATTTCCACATAATGGTGTagataaagtgtttttaaaaaatcaacattgattttcactttaaattataCCGCCATTCCCAGACATGTGTGACATGCCactttatcattttaatgaatttttaCTGCCACACCATAAAAGCACACATCTCTCAGACGCTGGTTTATCtgcatttatctgttttatttgtttatctatATGATTTTAACTGTTGCTAAAGAATGGCTTTGCCTGTTGGAAAATACCAGGAAATCTTACCAACATGGAGTAAGATATGGTATTAGTTTCTATGTACATGTTAAAAGTCTTGTGAAGAAATGAAGAGTTTAAAAGCCTTTTGGCATGTAACATATAATTTTTCTTGTCAGACCTGAAAAAAATGAGTGATTTCTGCTTAAGATATTAGAAATAAATGCATTGAATGGCCATGACACTATGATGcctgttgcttttatattctcaGTTTAGATAAAGTATTTACTGTATAGACATTCACTCGACTCATTTTTCCATTGATAAATCGATTCACTACAATCCATCCACTTAGATTCAAACTATTTGTGATATCTTAACCTACTGAGTATAATTATTGGTGAATAATTTGAGAATAATTctagaaaacataaaatgaaaacataatgaaaaatatataaacatacatacaaacacacacacacacacacacacacacacacacacacacacatatatatatatatatccatctATCCAAAAAGATGTTCAAAAAATACCATAAGaacataattttcttttctAGTTCACAAAGTATAGTATTAAagtagtgatgatgatgttcacTGGTTGACCATATTTTTCaatctttcatttctttctggTATGAAGAAGTGACTATGTTAGCAGGTATCTGGTCCTTTTATCTGaccaaattaaaaatgaatacatcACTCATCTTTCTTATGACACTGTCTTGATATTTCCACTCATTTAGATTAATTTCAGTTCAAGTAAACAAATGTAAAGAGCAAGCATTTACCCATAATAAGATAAAAATAGATAATATCTGCAAATACAGTGACATGATTCTCTAACTGTTAGCAAGATCAACTTGTATGTATTTGGATAGGTATGTCTTTTGAAAAAATGACACACTGCAAAGCAGCAGTGCAAAGCTGAGTACTTCAGTACTTGACTCAGTGTATTCCCTGAAACACCTTCCTCATCATCACATTACAGCTCTGCATCCAGCGACATGCTgccccctctgcttcccctcaGGTAGTACAGTAAGGATGACGAGTTTAGCATTTCAGCCAGTGACTGCAATAGGTCATTCCCACACagatggtatggtacagtgtttAACTGTACAGAAAGTGTGTAattactttaaactttaaaaatacagttttgctCTTAGACAGTGCTTTACTTTCTGGAGTTTTAGTCAGCACAGTGTGGACAACCATGTTGCATATTTAGATGTAAATATCAAAAAATAGTGGGAAAATtggttttaaaacattaaacatgatcATCACTACCAACAGGGATTATGTTCAGTTCTTAAACAGCTTCTACTGTGTGTTTACTATGCAATAAAAATGGTAAGAAAAATCACTACATCAAACTTAACATCTGAGTGCTCAAAGTGCTCCTTAGATGAATGACGAGCTGATTATAGGGCATTATACATACAACCAGTAAAATAATTTCAGACTAATGCAcacgaaaaagaaaaatgctgaaaatattacaatatagtGAAACAGactaaaatacatgaaataacaataataacaattacTGCCAATGACACCTTGATAAAAGATGCACTGGCGTATCTCTGATAACGCAAAACAAAGTCTGAAAACAGAGGCCTTGAAAATGATCTtttaaacaaaatttaaaaaattcataCAGTACTGTCTCCTGAACCCAGCAGAGTTGACCTGGTGCAACTACTGTAGTCTGTTGGCAGAGAAATGGTACATTTATCTTCATCTTAACATTATGTACTCTCACTCCCATACTGTGCACCCTATGTGAGCACCAGATAGGGTAAAGCTTGCTTGCATCACAAAACTAACACCTCACTGTTTTTGAACCATCTCCCTCACGTTGAACCTCTGGTTTTGTAAGACAGgtgaaaataaagagaataCTGACATCTACTGGCCATTACAGAGAAGTGCTGCTTTTCTGGTCCCTGAAGTGTGTTTTAAAGGCTTTTAACACACAAGACTTCCCCAGTTTTGCACTAGCAAAATGAATGGACGTATTAATTAGCCTGTCTCGAAATTAAGTAGGcgtttttttaatacagttttaaaaaaaataaattaaatttaaaaaatcgaatCTGCTTTGCTTCTCTTGCAGTTATCTACCATTAGATGGGAGTGTTGCTCTCAATAGTGCGAGAATGTtgtaattataataacatttactCAATTTCAGTTATTAGAGCATTGATTGTTCTtataattcatattataaaaataGCAGAAAAGTTTAGTGCATTActgatttgtgttattttcaaACAGACAAACTTCAAGCTGGGTAAGAATTGAGGAAAATTAGATTGACATTTGTCTCATATAGTGCACATATTTTGATGTGTAGTGTAATGGcacaaaataaagataatttaatatttgtatAATCCACAACACATTGGGGATTGGATCACAAAAACACAGTAAGAGGCTTGTCCTGAATAAAAGCCTTAAGCTGTCAGTTTCCCCTGACACACAAATCTTTTCAGGAACTGGTTACTGATAGCAGTAACTTCCCAAGTGAGAATATAAAGGAAAACATGTTGACTGAGTGATATTTGCTTGTTAAGTGATACTTAAGTGAAGAATTATGGACATCCAAAAATACCACAAAATGTGACTTACCAAAGCCACAAAGTTGGGAAGCATGTGATATCAAATGgtctgtaaataataaaatatgtgaaCAACAAACAAGGTTAAGGTCAAAGTGATGACAGCATGGATTGCTGCATTCCCTTTGTTCTTGCGTCTGACTCACTCTGACAGTGACATTTTCTTCAAAGGGAGCAATATGGTGACCTTTGCATGCAGCACTTGATGCCATATCTCCAGTTTGTTGAAGAGCGCTGTCAGTGTGACGGATCGGATAAAGCTCATTTG from Scomber scombrus chromosome 13, fScoSco1.1, whole genome shotgun sequence encodes the following:
- the hs6st3b gene encoding heparan-sulfate 6-O-sulfotransferase 3-B isoform X1, whose amino-acid sequence is MDDKSSKLILVPILAVLFVMIGYQYICPAGSNSCHFKTGEKLKGVSLLSTPYQDSDDFYRDQDLEDDSPPKLPSKFNFTERDLDRHVEFNIKGDDVIVFLHIQKTGGTTFGRHLVRNIRLEQPCDCKPGQKKCTCHRPGKEESWLFSRFSTGWSCGLHADWTELTNCVPGIMDKKEAERNRRPRNFYYITMLRDPVSRYLSEWKHVQRGATWKTALHMCDGRSPTQDELPTCYSGDDWSGVTLTEFMNCPSNLANNRQVRMLADLSLVGCYNLSSMNESQRNHILLSSAMSNLKNMAFYGLTEFQRKTQYLFERTFSLRFISAFTQINSTRAANVDLSEPVRRRIEELNYLDVQLYEYAKDLFLQRFQFTRQKEHQEVRLKRREERRWLREQREQGRPWPPKHRGGGNKGGRGGGGYEKETDGDFPTTTEDYTSQVARW
- the hs6st3b gene encoding heparan-sulfate 6-O-sulfotransferase 3-B isoform X2, translating into MMDDKSSKLILVPILAVLFVMIGYQYICPAGSNSCHFKTGEKLKGVSLLSTPYQDSDDFYRDQDLEDDSPPKLPSKFNFTERDLDRHVEFNIKGDDVIVFLHIQKTGGTTFGRHLVRNIRLEQPCDCKPGQKKCTCHRPGKEESWLFSRFSTGWSCGLHADWTELTNCVPGIMDKKEAERNRRNFYYITMLRDPVSRYLSEWKHVQRGATWKTALHMCDGRSPTQDELPTCYSGDDWSGVTLTEFMNCPSNLANNRQVRMLADLSLVGCYNLSSMNESQRNHILLSSAMSNLKNMAFYGLTEFQRKTQYLFERTFSLRFISAFTQINSTRAANVDLSEPVRRRIEELNYLDVQLYEYAKDLFLQRFQFTRQKEHQEVRLKRREERRWLREQREQGRPWPPKHRGGGNKGGRGGGGYEKETDGDFPTTTEDYTSQVARW